GCGGCCCGGAAGGCCGGACGCGTCCTGGACGTCGCCTTCAACCACCGCCGGCGCGGCGACATCAAGGCGCTCAAGGAGGTCATCGACCACGGCGGCCTGGGCCGGCCCTACTACGCGAAGGCGTCATGGCTGCGGCGCGCCGGCATTCCCACGCTGGGCAGCTGGTTCACCAACCCGGAGCTCGCCGGCGGCGGGCCGCTGGCGGACATCGGCGTCCATGTGCTCGACTTCGCCCTCTACCTCCTCGGCGAGCCCAAGGTGGTGGCGGTCTCCGCAGCCACCCACGCCGAACTGGGGCCGCAGGGGCGGGGCGGCGGCAGCCGGTTCTCCGCCCACGCCACCAGCCATGCCTTCGAAGTGGAGGACTTCGCGACGGCATTCCTCCGGCTGGACGGCGGCGCAACCCTGCTGGTCGAGGCGAGCTGGGCGGCCTATCGGGAAACCGATGACCAGCTGGACTTCACGGTGTACGGTACCGACGGCGGCGCCGAGCTCAGGGTGCACGGGGCACCGTTCCCGCCGGTGGGCCGGCTGCGGGTGTTCACGGACAAGGACGGCGGGTCCGCGGACTACCTGCCCCCGGTCCTGCCGGGCCGCGCGCACGATGCAGTGGTGGAGGATTTCGTCACCGCCGTGCGCGGCGGCGCCCAGGTCTGGGCCAACCATGACGGATCCCTGGCACTGTACCGCGCCCAGGTCATCGACGCGTGCTACCAGTCCGCCCGCGAGCAGAGGGAGGTTCGGCTCTGATGGACGGCAACCTGCGGATCCTGGTGTGGAACGAAGGCGTCCACGAAGCCAACAACGAGCCGTCCCACATCGGGGAAATGTACCCGGACGGCATCCATGGCGCCATCGCCACGGGCCTGCGCTCCCACCTTCCGGACGCGGACATCACGACGGCGGTCCTGGCCACGGATCCCGAACACGGCCTTGCCGAGGAGGTGCTCGCGGAGACGGACGTCCTGTTGTGGTGGGGCCACATCGCGCACGCCGAGGTGGGGGACGCCGTCGTCGAACGCGTCCACCGGCATGTGCTGGGCGGTATGGGGCTGATCGTGCTCCACTCGGGGCACTTCGCGAAGATCTTCACCAAACTGCTCGGCACCAGCTGCTCCCTGGCCTGGCGGAACGACGGCGGCCGCGAGCTGGTGTGGACCGTCAAGCCCTCCCATCCCATCGCGGACGGCGTGGAGAGCCCCATCGTCATTCCGGAGCAGGAGATGTACGGCGAATTGTTCGACATCCCGGACCCGGACGACCTGATCTTCATCAGCTCCTTTGCCGGCGGCGAGGTGTTCCGCTCCGGCGTGACCTTCACCCGCGGCAAGGGCCGCATCTTCTACTTCAGCCCCGGCGACCAGGAGTACCCGGTGTACCACCACCCGCAGGTCCAGCGGGTCCTGGCCAACGGGGTGAAGTGGGCCGCGCAGCCCGGCCTGGA
This region of Arthrobacter sp. DNA4 genomic DNA includes:
- a CDS encoding ThuA domain-containing protein codes for the protein MDGNLRILVWNEGVHEANNEPSHIGEMYPDGIHGAIATGLRSHLPDADITTAVLATDPEHGLAEEVLAETDVLLWWGHIAHAEVGDAVVERVHRHVLGGMGLIVLHSGHFAKIFTKLLGTSCSLAWRNDGGRELVWTVKPSHPIADGVESPIVIPEQEMYGELFDIPDPDDLIFISSFAGGEVFRSGVTFTRGKGRIFYFSPGDQEYPVYHHPQVQRVLANGVKWAAQPGLDRSAPSVSNPGREWFEAEKRH
- a CDS encoding Gfo/Idh/MocA family protein, coding for MNSQQSPPVPPSDLRVGVVGIGWAYQQHLKAYSALDGVSIVSVAGMEQDLRDSLQAEYAIPNAFADWQDMLDHGGLDAVSVAVPTFLHAPISIAALERGIHVLSEKPIARNAAEGQAMVDAARKAGRVLDVAFNHRRRGDIKALKEVIDHGGLGRPYYAKASWLRRAGIPTLGSWFTNPELAGGGPLADIGVHVLDFALYLLGEPKVVAVSAATHAELGPQGRGGGSRFSAHATSHAFEVEDFATAFLRLDGGATLLVEASWAAYRETDDQLDFTVYGTDGGAELRVHGAPFPPVGRLRVFTDKDGGSADYLPPVLPGRAHDAVVEDFVTAVRGGAQVWANHDGSLALYRAQVIDACYQSAREQREVRL